A single region of the Brassica rapa cultivar Chiifu-401-42 chromosome A03, CAAS_Brap_v3.01, whole genome shotgun sequence genome encodes:
- the LOC103861966 gene encoding glycine-rich protein 5, which translates to MAVSKSSSLVLITLILATSCLVSESRIARKDLGLDLGGIGVGIGTGIGIGLGGGGSGSGAGAGSGSGGGGGSSSSSSASSSSSSSSGGGGGDAGSEAGSYAGSRAGSGSGRSSGSGRGRGGGGGGGGGGGGRGGGGGSGNGGGYGEGGGYGGGYGGGGD; encoded by the coding sequence ATGGCTGTGAGTAAGTCATCATCACTGGTTCTGATCACCTTAATATTGGCCACGTCGTGCCTAGTCTCCGAGAGCCGGATTGCAAGAAAAGACTTGGGTTTGGACCTTGGCGGGATAGGGGTAGGGATCGGTACTGGCATCGGCATAGGTCTCGGTGGAGGTGGATCCGGATCAGGAGCTGGTGCCGGATCAGGatccggaggaggaggagggtcAAGCTCTTCTTCCTCAGCTAGCTCCAGCAGTTCTTCGAGctctggtggtggtggaggtgatGCGGGATCGGAAGCTGGATCATACGCTGGGTCACGTGCAGGGTCTGGTTCTGGCAGAAGTTCCGGGTCAGGTCGTGGaagaggaggtggtggtggagggggtggaggaggaggtggtcgCGGTGGAGGAGGTGGATCCGGTAACGGAGGAGGGTACGGTGAAGGCGGTGGATATGGAGGAGGTTACGGTGGCGGCGGCGACTGA